The window AATCTCTGTAGTATTTGAAACTGCTTTTCTTTGGTTCACTACTTTGATTGGTACTTCTGCTTGTTGTTCTTCATCTGACAGTTCCATGAAATTGAGATTTTCCGGCTCAGccttgacaaaataaaacacaaaaatattatattacATACATGAAATCCATAACTTAATTTCTTTATATAAATCAACTCATGCATTGTAATTTACCCCTCTTATTACCATTTCATCCAAGGTTAATTCTTCTTTAGTTGGACTTGATGAATCTCTCAGGTGAGTGCCAGTCATTTCCGGGTGAATGCTGAGTATACTCTCCGTATCATCTGTTGTTTGTGGACTGGAATATGATGAACAGAGTATGTCCTGTGAAAACATTGGAAGAATTCAAAGATATTAGGGAGGCTGGTATTTAACAGGTTCTTGCAATATCTCTCACATTTCTCTCCATGTACCACTGACTGATCAGAATGTGTaggtataaatatatttttccacatGGTAATCCAAAGCAtctgataattttatttttattcatccatAAAGATTTGTATCTAAAAAGTAATTTGACCAGCTACAAACATTTGATAAGTTCCAATTTTTTTCACACGTTACAATTTTTGTGTTGTCTAATTACAGATATGagttaaaatatgcatttaaaattCTGCTGTGGGTCTATCCAAATGCCCTTATTCAGTGGGTACTCTTTAGTCAAAACAGAAGTGCATCAGTGGTTACCATGATACGCTCTGctcaaatagtgcagtcagtacaCAAATCCTGTATACAGACACAAATTCCTATCTACACATAAAGATAAAATTCTCACATAGGTTGGTTCACAATGTGGAAAAACTGCAACTacatatttaaatttagaaagCACAAAATATGAGTGAACTTTGGTCCCCAagagtcatattcaataaacatGAGCAATTTATACATTACAGTCAAATATCTGCCAATGATAAGTATTGTCATACAGTAAATAAACGTAATTGTAGACACAATTGAGGATATTTTCACCTGGGAATTGAAAAACACTTACTGTATGTGTATCTTGTCCTTGGTTTTTTTCTGCCTGGTGTTGTTCTGGTTGTTCTCCTGGAACATTTTTCTGCTCTGACTGGGTCTTAAttgaaaaacacacattattcATAGTATTGcaacaaacaagaaaagcacagctgaacattttataaaaaaacatgcatcctTACCATTTCACCACTGCATAATTCCTCTGGAATGTGACTCAGGTGAGTGTCAGTCATTTCTGGGTAAACGCATACATCACTCTGTGAGATGTCCATCTTTTCTGGTATTTGTGGACTGCTATGTGATGAATGGAGTTGGTCCTGTAAAAACATTGGTAGACATCAAAGTACATACTATTTACCAAATACCATTTAGGCCGCTTGACTGCTTTGTGTAATTatcagttgtattttctgtaaaaaaaatgccCTGTAAAGTCTGCTATATATTATGTAACGTtactttgaaatgtgtttattttttctttacattctAAGTAGTTTCATCATGGTAACACATTGTGAGAACAAAGTTTTCTTGATTCATGATCCCTGACATGCTgtgtttaaagaaatgtttaatatctagcatttataattttttttagttcattacAGGTTTTTACTTAGAACATTGATACCACCTCTATGTGAGGAAAGGGGTGGTCACAGTTCTGTAGCAGCACAgccattaatcacatttgcatcaGAACAACAGGCCTGCAAACATGTTTGCACTCCACCCCTCCCCCTTCCCATTCCAGCATGATTTCAGCTcgaaacagaaaataagtattGGCATAATGGAAATAATACTATTGTaagtttctttaaaacaaacatttacaaaTTAGAGATAAAAACCCCTGCATGGAAAAAAAACGTATGGTCTAATGTATAAAATTAACAAACTCACACATTCCTGACACACCTCAAAAATTCATccccaagtcaaattccttgtatgttcaaacctacttggcgattaaacttgattctgattctcacACATTCCTGACACACCTCAAAAATTCAGGTCAAAACTAATTGAATAGGTCCTCTGGATGCATTtgtctttattgaaatgtttcatcTCTTTTCTAAGACACCTCTTAAGTCTGTGGAGCTATTGATCAACCCAGCCTTGTAAGCAGTGGCTTTGATTTCAACaaagtttcaacaaagaagaacccatccagaggacctAATTCTTGTAATTTTACTCACAAATGAAGGTACACAAATACTGGAACTGAAGCTCAAAGTAGAGTTTTAAACCGATTTTTGGGTAATGTTTATAGAtatattattaattaaacaataaagaAGCAGCTAAGAGATAAAACTGACATCCTTTTTATAccaatacataaaatattttctacGGATACACAAAGACAAAATTCTCAGACATTTTGGTTTACAGTGTGTAAAAACTACAACTACATATTCTGATTTACAAGCACAAAACATATCACTGAAATTTGGTCCATGAGAGTAATATTAAATGTGAGGTATATTAAAAATTTAAACCTCACAGTCAAATCTCTGCCAAGGAAAAGTATTGTCATACTGTAAATAAACGTTATTTTACACAACCCAATTGAGACTTGAATACACTTACTGTATGCATATCTTCTCCTTGGTTTTCTTCTGCTTgctgttgttctgctggaacaTTTTTCCGCTCTGATCTGATCTGGAATAAGAAAATACAGATTATTTATAGTATTGCACATAGTAAGAAATTCACAACtacacattttatataaaaccTTCCATGCATTGTAATTTAATCCCCCCCTCTTTACCATTTCATTTCCCATAATTCATCTTGAGTGTGGGACTCAAGATCAGTTAGGCTCTCACATTCAGAAATCACAATGGTTGCCTTTAATTGTATAAGAGACCAGTActaaagctgtaaacatccaTCTGCCTTTTTAGATAAGACTTTTCAAGTATAATTAAtgtttaaagagtttttttttttaccattataTAAGTCTATGGCTATTGAAAGCCACACTAACAAGAAAGACCAGGGGAAACCATACCAGGAGAGGCTCAAAATCTTGTCAGTACTTAAAGATATTAGGCAGGCTGTTATGCAGACTTAGACTTaaacttagacaactttgtttGTCATTCAGAACAAAATCTAACATATGTTTTTACTTAAAACATTGATaccactgctttgtgttgatcgGGGAGGTCACAGTTTTGTAGCAGAAGAgccattaatcacatttgccTCACAACAACAGGCCTGTAGGCCTGCCCTAATTCCAACAGGCTTTCAACTTAAAATAGATAATAAGTATTGGCACAATGGTAATAATACCAATGTAAGTTtctttaaaatctaatttaaaaaccAGAGATAAAACCCCAGATtggaaaaaagataattttcagTCTAATGTATATAATTAATAACTCCCACAATTATGTTTCCTGACACAGCTCAATAATACAGGTCAAAACTAATGAGGTTCTCTGGATGGGTTCTTTGTtgctaaaatgtttcattttttaaaaaaaatacttcttcTGTCTAAAAAACCATTGTTAGAGCACTTTTTTTGGCCAGTAGGAAAGGAATACTTGATTTTAACAAGTTTTCAACAAATAATACCCATCCATACGACCTTctccttttacattttactcACAAATGAAGATACACACACCCTGGAAATCCTATAAAGCCTAAACTTAAAATTTTTCCACAGTGTAAtccaaaatgtcagaaaattCTATCTTTCTACATACAAATAGATCtgtaatttaaaacacaattacataagtaataatattttataCAAGCTTCCATTGTTTGACACATTTTACACCTGAAGTTGACACCTGGTGCATAGTGTGCAACCCTGACAGCCAAACccatctgttttctgattgtaTTACAAATATGTGGTTGGTATATCTTTACCTTCTTTTCCATGTGTACATTGGAGGAGGGAGCTTTGGTAGTCTGAAATACATGACAATGGatgaaatcaaacatgtgaatttaaaaaaaaacaattcatagtgttttaaaataaagatgcCTTTGAAATTAGTATCTGAGGCCTACCTACAGCATGTGTAAAACCTCACTAATGTTACTGGTTTGATTAGTCATCACAACTGTACGATATAATTTCAACaatacacaaaaataataacaatatccTTAATATTCCTATTGTGCTTAACATGCTAAATGTATTTGTCATTGTGACTAAAAATTTTCcaatatttgtgaaaaatgaTTAATGCACATGCAAAAAGTTTACAttaacaaacaaagaaatacaAACCTGATCCctgagagaggaagaaaaaagaagaaatataaatatatttacatgtCTCCATGGACAGTTAGGATCTCCATAGTCATACACAATTTCTTCTCCTGCATTTATTTTAGTAgttgcaaacacacacagatgagGACTTTTCTTTTCATCCATTACCTGTTGGTGACATAAGCACAGACACAAAAATCAGCACTAATCTGTTAAACAGTCAGCTCTACAAGATTAATGTGAAATCATATCATTTTCAGAAATATtgatatatatgctgtttaaaAAACTGTACATAAAACAAAGGGGGACTTGACTTCATACTTACTATTTTAATCTTGCTATTTGGGTTGATGTGATCATCATTGATGAATCTTCCAAGTTGAGTATTCTTACTGCCATCAACACTGCAtgaaaatcatatttttatcGTAAGCAATATTAAAcattggattatttttatttcaaagtttaATCCAAATTTTCTTACCAGCAAGTCTTTCCCTGAAAGGAGTAGAAATACAAAAATGCTGCATTTGCATCTGAGTACTTCTTGAACAGAGCCTCTCCTTCTGAGCCAGTGATGTGTTTTCCACTGTACTCAAGCAAGAATTCTCCTGGCTCAATGTTTTTGCTGGTAAAAACTCCATACCCTGATAAATAGAATGAGACAGAATGCTTTGGTTATGTATATTTATACATCTTATTAATAACACAGTTTCTTTACAATTTTAACAAGGTAATGATATGCATTGTGAGTTTATGTTTTGGATTAAGATGTATTAGTGTAGCTATATTTATATAATTGCAAATCATCAACTTGtagttatttaaaatgtcagtgAATATCTATGTATCAAAATGCAACTTCCAAAACATTACCATCTGATTGAGAAGCATtccaatatattttaaattaaataaaagcagccaGTGTGGCTCTGATGTGGCTCTTACTGTGGTTATTTAACACCTAGGCCATAAGAGAATGCATTGCTTTATCACCCTATTAGCTTTTTTCATTGGCATTAGTCTCCTGACCTAAACAGAcaagaaagcaaataaatattCACTACCATGACAAACTatgtctttaaaacattttgggcAAAACCTTACATGGCAATATATCACATACTGTAATACTAAGTTGGTGTCCTAGGGTTGAATTGAAATGTTATACCTGTATAACACAGAAAATTCCAGAGAGTCTGATATACTAATTTAACAAACATACCTTTCTCCTTGTTGATATATCttttgtaaaatgtgtctttatcCCTCCCAGAAGAAATGAAATTCAAAGCTTCTGTTTCTGGACAAACccttttttgtctcatttttctCTGAAATATTTAGGAACAATCATATGGCAAGTGGTTAACAAGGGAgagtttgtaaaataaatcaaagagatgaatatatgataaaaacattcatTAGGAGTTAGTTAAAATGTGAAccttaccttgttgtggtttgGAAGATGTAGATAAAAAGTTTCAAAAGTAACCTAGGTAAATTTGCTTACCTATTGGAAGGCAAGATATGTAGGTTATAAGAttaaaatggctgaaaaaggtgaaaaaactctCAATTGTGACTTTTGTCGCAACTGTTCCAGGCCTCAAGAGAAGGAATTCATCTTCTCCCCTGAATATATACCCACAATCCTGACAACTTGCCTGGACAGGGATTGGTTTTTAGAAAATGCTCATTCTTGGTGACATAGTAATGCAAATGTTCTAAGGTAAGGGAGAGACCACTTTCTTAAGCTATTGCTGTTTAGATCTATCGACATCTGTGTTACCTACACGTTCACATTCCATTCTTATAGAGGTTTGTGGGACAGCTACAGGTCGCCCCTTACTTTTATCCCTGTAATTTTCCAGGATCgtaataaaatgctgttttcaacCTCCATATAATCTGAATCTGCATATCATAAGTAAAAGCATTTATATGAATCTCTGGCTATCTGTGACAGTGCTGTTAAAATGGATCCACGCCTAACAGATAAAGTGTagctttgttcattttcaatCATTCTCTTCCAAGTCTTAGTAACAATGTACCAATACAAATTGTTTATCAAATGTTATGAATGATTgcagaaatgtaatgttttagtttgtttagtttatttgacagggaccATTCACAAAAGCATCAATgaacaaaacactgaaaagatgtgtgtgtgtgtgtgtgtgtgtgtatatatatatatatatatatatatatatatatatatatatatatatatatatatatatatatatatatatatatcccttcAGTTTAATGCACATGCACATAAGGCAGCATGCAGCAGTTACAATGCTACGGTTTACTTTAAAACTTTCATACTTTTAGCTTTTTTGATTGCTCTTGTTTTCttcaagaaaaacagaaaaacggtAACCCTCTTACAAGGTCGTTTTCAGAGAGTTTTCGTGCTTTTTACGTGTTGTTTTCATGCCGCGCTCACCCGGACATGCTTTGTTTACTCCGGAGAACAGCTGATGGCTCTAATGCCGACCGGCGTGGTGGCCAGACCAGCTGGAATTCCACCCGAACTCTGGAGAAAGACACGCCGAGGTTGCAGAAGAGGAAAACAACATCAGGGGAATGGAGGATCAAGACGAGACAGGCTTACTGAAAGGAGAGGATTTAAGTGGTGTCTCCCCACTGTTGTTATGGGTAACATGCGTTCCCTTAACAACAAGATGGACGAGCTAACGCGGAGCCAGCCGGAGTACCGGGAGTGCAGTCTGATGTGTTTCACCAAGACATGGCTGCACAAGGACATTATGGACCAGATTGTCTCCATGGAGGGCTTTCACACCGTCCGGGCCGATTGGGACACTAAGAGCGGTAAGCAGAAGGAGGAGGGCTTGCCATTGTAGTTAACAGCAGATGGTGTTACCCCGGTCACATCACCATTAAAGAACAGCTCTGTAGCCCGGATGTTGAAATGCTAGCTGTTGGACTCTGTCCATATCAGCTGCCTAGAGAGATCCCACACGTCATCACCGCAGTCCTGTACATCCTTCCGTCTGCAAATCCAacatctgcctgcagcatcATACACACCACCATCTCCAAACTACAGACCCAACATCCTAATGCCCTTATCATCATGTCGGGAGACTTTAACCATGTCACCATGAACAAAGTTCTGCCAACCTTCAAACAGTATGTGAGCTGCCCTACCAGAGGGGACCTGATGTATCCTAACATTAAAGATGCATACATCTCCACTTCTCTCCCTCCTCTGGGCAGGTCAGATCACAACCTGGTTCACCTCAAACCCTGCTATGTGCCTCTGGTGAAGAGGAAGCCTACGACCACAAGGACTGTGAGGAGGTGGTCGTAGGAAGCTTATGAGGCactgcaggcctgctttgaGGTGACTGACTGGCCTGCACTCTGTGAGCCCCACGGAGAGGACATTGATGGGCTTACAGAGTGCATCACGAACTAcatcaacttctgtgtggactgcAATGTTCCAGCTCGGACTATCACCTGTTATGCCAACAATAAACCATGGATCACCAAGGACATAAAGGCCATTCTGAAGAGAAGAAGAGGGCGTTCAGATATGGCAACCGTGAGGAGGCACAAGCTTTGAGCACCCTGGGGAATA of the Fundulus heteroclitus isolate FHET01 chromosome 12, MU-UCD_Fhet_4.1, whole genome shotgun sequence genome contains:
- the LOC118564814 gene encoding uncharacterized protein LOC118564814 → MRQKRVCPETEALNFISSGRDKDTFYKRYINKEKGYGVFTSKNIEPGEFLLEYSGKHITGSEGEALFKKYSDANAAFLYFYSFQGKTCCVDGSKNTQLGRFINDDHINPNSKIKIVMDEKKSPHLCVFATTKINAGEEIVYDYGDPNCPWRHTTKAPSSNVHMEKKIRSERKNVPAEQQQAEENQGEDMHTDQLHSSHSSPQIPEKMDISQSDVCVYPEMTDTHLSHIPEELCSGEMTQSEQKNVPGEQPEQHQAEKNQGQDTHTDILCSSYSSPQTTDDTESILSIHPEMTGTHLRDSSSPTKEELTLDEMMKNNKQKYQSK